A part of Tigriopus californicus strain San Diego chromosome 10, Tcal_SD_v2.1, whole genome shotgun sequence genomic DNA contains:
- the LOC131888414 gene encoding uncharacterized protein LOC131888414, with product MALVHKAKLTHYLSPTTKHVKEFFHSVTSLYSEGCHTDLNLVCGRPDSDHKGSSKSKSDGPLEKSETASTGASENSDPLNEEDRPASRDLELKGDSEEDVSGKTGLDSSSPAFRCFKTHQLMLASCSPFVRKLIQDSKNNDKCSCDNVTIMLPDYEAITIKNLLSIIYTGTSLGNCSVKELKSLIAALQIDITKLTTLTPSGNRDHGEFPDVEQNFTEADQGEDNGPNVPSPASDLFNHNLPDEDEPADDEMLEVTPEVQMFFGGHFLAENGDEETDKDSPGKHHGKENQHNGSSNLMEQSLQRFKEMARMNNTPQKAAVYENGTNTPTRSDSTDNSLLVRPSSTHSSILGGADMLSDGHDNRAYVCRLCGKASGNGASLFAHLLYPHYAHLWRTEIPHRAAKYDCKECTYTTTKRQHFVMHVARVHDDLRRKLAALGENLEVLENLTQKSHNSNDRIISNIAKGISPDDPYGQDESSMPATTIKEETIDGPAVYANPSKDQNTSMSAETAANLESLKTAALMSPYENINNRYPRGYKPFVKCRLCGKSWKGKDNFFTHLVSTHFKYMWANEVPKSADMYHCHVPGCSYQSKYRYNFLFHLAGKHKQLKHKLAQEGIPPDVLIPIETDGSELEGPDDTNGTGPSSLNSSSLLSSPADLLRQSKILMHQQKVMSATTTPATPSPTVKSGGGHPGGKPNANNTRLICRVCKKMSYNHTCHRQHVVGKHFQAFWAHLSADGLGVFNCHHPGCSYKTPNRSVFVIHLAYVHSELKDKLIASGKDPNCANPDVYGKRKHRRTFYEAPPTNGGGATGSLADLTGSPAMDGNLSAQLSSAAASLFGNGFSLQAVTQQLQQHILSQQLMLQQQQQHQQHESPARNDNKRPKLHHARVPEEGEMDLRIPEEVDDEEEEEEEDDVEDLDDYDQSLLNQSGANVGGAASAEHASNMSW from the exons ATGGCTTTGGTTCACAAGGCCAAATTGACCCATTACCTTAGCCCCACGACAAAACACGTGAAGGAGTTCTTCCATTCAGTGACCTCTCTGTACTCGGAGGGATGTCATACCGATCTCAACCTGGTCTGCGGGAGACCTGATTCCGACCACAAGGGCTCCTCCAAAAGTAAAAGTGATGGCCCCCTGGAGAAGTCAGAAACGGCCTCCACCGGGGCCTCGGAGAACTCTGACCCCCTGAACGAAGAGGATCGTCCCGCTTCCCGTGATTTAGAGCTCAAGGGCGATTCCGAGGAGGACGTGTCTGGTAAAACTGGACTCGATTCGTCATCGCCTGCGTTTCGGTGCTTCAAAACCCATCAG TTAATGCTGGCCAGTTGTAGTCCATTTGTGAGGAAACTCATTCAAGACTCCAAGAACAATGACAAATGTTCTTGCGATAATGTTACCATCATGCTACCAGACTACGAAGCCATCACCATCAAGAACCTTCTGAGCATTATCTACACAG GAACCAGCTTAGGCAATTGCTCTGTCAAGGAACTGAAGTCACTGATTGCAGCTCTCCAAATCGATATTACCAAGCTAACCACTCTGACTCCGTCCGGAAACAGGGACCATGGTGAATTCCCAGATGTCGAACAAAACTTCACCGAAGCTGATCAGGGAGAGGACAACGGGCCCAACGTCCCATCGCCTGCTTCGGACCTCTTCAATCACAATCTTCCCGACGAGGACGAACCAGCCGACGACGAGATGCTCGAGGTCACCCCCGAGGTGCAAATGTTCTTTGGGGGCCACTTCCTGGCCGAGAACGGAGATGAAGAGACTGACAAAGATTCTCCGGGAAAGCATCATGGGAAAGAGAACCAGCATAATGGAAGctccaatctcatggagcaaTCGCTTCAACGCTTTAAAGAAATGGCCAGAATGAACAACACGCCCCAAAAAGCGGCCGTTTACGAAAACGGGACGAACACTCCTACGCGTTCGGATAGCACTGATAATAGTCTACTTGTACGCCCATCGTCCACACACTCATCTATTCTGGGCGGAGCAGACATGCTCTCCGACGGTCACGATAATCGGGCGTACGTATGCCGATTGTGCGGAAAAGCAAGCGGCAATGGGGCATCACTGTTCGCTCATCTTTTGTACCCTCATTACGCCCATTTGTGGCGAACTGAGATCCCTCATCGTGCGGCCAAGTACGATTGCAAAGAGTGCACTTATACCACCACCAAACGTCAGCATTTCGTGATGCATGTGGCCCGAGTCCATGACGATCTGAGGAGAAAACTGGCAGCTCTGGGCGAGAATCTCGAAGTGTTGGAAAATCTCACTCAGAAATCTCACAACAGCAACGACAGAATCATATCCAATATTGCCAAAGGTATTTCGCCTGATGATCCATACGGCCAAGATGAGTCCTCCATGCCGGCTACCACCATCAAGGAGGAAACCATCGACGGACCTGCGGTCTATGCAAACCCAAGCAAGGATCAAAACACGTCCATGTCTGCGGAGACTGCCGCTAATCTCGAATCCTTGAAGACAGCGGCTCTTATGTCACCGTACGAGAATATCAATAATCGCTATCCTCGCGGTTACAAGCCTTTCGTGAAGTGCCGACTCTGTGGAAAGTCATGGAAGGGCAAGGATAACTTCTTCACTCACTTGGTGTCAACCCATTTCAAGTATATGTGGGCCAACGAAGTGCCTAAATCCGCAGATATGTACCACTGCCACGTTCCTGGATGCTCGTACCAGAGCAAGTACCGATACAACTTCCTCTTCCACCTGGCAGGCAAACATAAACAGCTTAAGCACAAGTTAGCCCAAGAGGGGATTCCTCCAGATGTACTGATCCCCATCGAAACCGATGGCAGTGAGTTGGAAGGACCGGACGACACGAATGGAACTGGACCGAGCTCGTTGAACTCCTCGTCCTTGCTGAGCAGTCCAGCTGATCTTCTCCGTCAGTCCAAGATCCTTATGCACCAACAAAAGGTGATGAGTGCCACAACCACCCCAGCCACGCCTTCTCCGACGGTTAAGAGTGGTGGCGGCCATCCGGGTGGGAAACCCAATGCCAACAACACCCGTCTGATTTGCCGCGTGTGCAAGAAAATGTCATACAATCATACGTGCCATCGCCAACATGTGGTTGGCAAGCACTTCCAGGCCTTCTGGGCCCACCTCTCCGCTGATGGTTTGGGAGTGTTCAATTGTCACCACCCCGGATGCTCTTACAAGACTCCCAACCGATCTGTTTTTGTCATTCATCTGGCGTATGTCCATTCAGAACTCAAAGACAAACTCATTGCCAGTGGAAAGGATCCGAACTGTGCGAATCCCGACGTGTATGGGAAACGAAAGCACAGACGGACCTTTTACGAGGCACCCCCCACCAATGGAGGGGGGGCAACGGGGTCGTTGGCTGATTTAACCGGCAGCCCAGCCATGGACGGCAACCTCTCAGCTCAGCTATCTTCCGCCGCGGCCTCCCTCTTTGGCAATGGATTCAGCCTTCAGGCCGTGACCCAGCAGTTGCAGCAGCACATTCTCAGCCAGCAGTTGATGCtccagcaacaacagcaacatcagcAACATGAATCTCCCGCTCGGAACGATAACAAGCGGCCGAAACTGCATCATGCACGTGTTCCCGAAGAGGGTGAAATGGATCTGCGCATCCCCGAAGAGGTGgacgatgaggaggaggaagaagaagaggacgacgtTGAAGACCTCGATGACTATGACCAAAGTTTGCTAAACCAGTCGGGTGCGAATGTCGGTGGTGCTGCTTCGGCTGAACATGCTTCCAATATGTCGTGGTAA
- the LOC131888419 gene encoding cornifelin homolog A-like, which produces MAAEWKQGTFGCLDDCEICLCGSFCTCCLICRNANDLGKSGLICGVLSCFFPCIPLFCLRGEARERYGIDGSVAGDAVCSFCCPACVNCQTGAEIKTRGDHN; this is translated from the exons ATGGCTGCTGAATGGAAGCAAGGCACATTTGGATGTTTAGACGACTGCGAGATTT gcCTTTGTGGCAGCTTCTGCACCTGTTGCCTGATCTGCCGAAACGCCAATGATTTGGGCAAAAGTGGACTGATTTGTGGGGTGTTGTCGTGCTTTTTCCCTTGTATTCCACTCTTTTGCCTTCGAGGAGAAGCCAGGGAGAGATACGGAATCGAT GGAAGCGTGGCGGGTGATGCAGTGTGTTCATTCTGTTGTCCAGCCTGTGTGAACTGTCAGACAGGCGCAGAAATCAAGACCAGAGGGGACCATAACTAG
- the LOC131888418 gene encoding placenta-specific gene 8 protein-like, which produces MDVVQNEWQQGELQCFKDPMTMLFGWFCSLCLVCKNAKDLGESVPMYCCLSCFCPVVGICLLRQKTRERYGIEGDTTKDVLCSCCCSACVNCQTASEIKAREGL; this is translated from the exons ATGGACGTGGtacaaaatgaatggcaaCAGGGAGAGTTGCAATGTTTTAAAGATCCAATGACGA TGCTTTTTGGATGGTTCTGCTCCTTGTGCTTGGTGTGCAAGAATGCCAAGGATTTGGGAGAAAGTGTTCCAATGTATTGTTGCCTCAGTTGCTTCTGCCCCGTCGTTGGCATCTGCCTTCTTAGGCAGAAAACAAGGGAGAGATATGGCATTGAA GGCGATACCACGAAGGACGTTCTCTGCTCGTGCTGTTGTTCGGCTTGTGTGAATTGTCAAACCGCCTCGGAGATCAAAGCCAGGGAAGGACTTTGa
- the LOC131888417 gene encoding uncharacterized protein LOC131888417 has protein sequence MTWLWKLAFCTLFQSIVGLAKPDGQEEMESIDYIFHIGAKPRQVQTLQQIVFRDDKTLEVPVNAREDQALPYVRPARNDVTAEDRSAQLVKPNEFQGSESDSRILSGNRSPALVPNDLAPVTSNVPLRIRIGNTTNLFGSPGESVNVEFVVTNYGPASTIFFSAEESQATDPDQVNFPVEQFLMSLSSSRASLSSNGNYTCFMNLVVPPHAAAGTRKTISFVAQASNAGGAPLSITRRIYFTVGGSNIKSTDSDAPECRVLSNDRAGQCQDQLSNPAQPEACRQVRWTSRFQIEDSQSGLKSIDERPLIVGVSQDAYFSHQNYILGTKLPVEYFFSASCCMETFALKLADVAGNQGQCYVGKLPNDPEANVDVQGASSTGIIIAIVVSAIILILVVIGAIAVIFVMKKKRKAELAEMRETPQAR, from the exons ATGACTTGGCTGTGGAAATTGGCATTTTGCACCTTGTTCCAAAGCATTGTAGGGCTAGCCAAACCTGATGGACAAGAAGAAATGGAGAGCATCGATTACATCTTCCACATTGGTGCCAAACCCCGTCAAGTGCAAACCCTTCAACAAATTGTGTTCCGAGACGACAAGACTTTGGAAGTACCCGTGAACGCTCGTGAAGACCAAGCTTTACCCTACGTCCGTCCAGCCAGAAATGACGTCACCGCTGAAGACCGATCAGCTCAACTCGTGAAACCAAACGAGTTCCAAGGCTCAGAATCAGATTCTAGGATTTTGAGTGGAAATCGGAGTCCTGCATTGGTGCCAAACGATCTTGCTCCCGTTACGTCGAATGTTCCACTTCGGATTCGCATCGGAAATACCACCAATCTGTTTGGTAGCCCTGGCGAGTCTGTGAACGTGGAGTTCGTTGTCACAAATTATGGACCAGCTTCGACCATCTTTTTCTCGGCCGAGGAGAGCCAAGCAACTGATCCAGATCAAGTTAATTTTCCCGTGGAACAGTTCCTAATGAGCTTGAGTAGTTCACGGGCTTCTTTGAGCTCGAATGGTAACTATACATGTTTTATGAACCTAGTGGTTCCACCTCACGCAGCGGCTGGCACAAGGAAAACTATTTCCTTTGTGGCCCAGGCCTCGAACGCAG GGGGGGCTCCTCTGTCGATCACCAGACGAATCTATTTTACCGTTGGAGGATCCAACATCAAGAGCACTGATTCCGATGCTCCAGAATGCCGAGTGTTGTCCAATGATCGGGCTGGCCAATGCCAAGATCAATTATCAAATCCAGCTCAGCCAGAAGCTTGTCGACAAGTCCGTTGGACCTCCCGGTTTCAAATCGAG GATTCCCAATCGGGACTCAAGTCCATCGATGAACGTCCCCTGATTGTTGGTGTGTCCCAAGATGCATATTTTTCACatcaaaattacattttgggCACCAAGCTTCCTGTGGAATACTTCTTTAGTGCCAGTTGTTGCATGGAAACCTTCGCTCTGAAACTGGCTGACGTGGCCGGAAATCAAGGCCAATGTTATGTGGGGAAATTGCCCAATGATCCAGAGGCCAATGTGGATGTACAGGGTGCGTCATCTACAGGAATCAtcattgccattgttgtgAGTGCCATCATTCTAATCTTGGTGGTGATTGGGGCCATCGCTGTCATTTTCGTCATGAAGAAGAAGCGGAAGGCCGAATTAGCGGAAATGCGGGAAACCCCTCAGGCGCGATAA